GATGCATCCATCCTGCCCTAGGTTGGCGTAGTAAACGATGAAAGGAGGTGGAGGGTATGCGGTGGCTGCGGGGATTGGGGCTAGGGCTTTTAGCGCTGGGGATTTTGGTTTTGGCTTTGGGCCAAGGGGGAAGGAAGCCCGAGGTCTACCTGGCTGACCTTGCGGGTCAAGGCCTTAAGGGGCGGGCGGTGGTGTTGGTGGAACCCCAGGGGGGGCTGGAGGTGTTTGTCTTTTTAGAGGGCCTAAGGCCAGGGTCCGGAACCTATGCCAACCATATACATTTCAATCGCGGGGGCAACGCCACGTGCAAGGAGCAGAACGGGGACCAGATTCTCGGGCTAACTTCCTTGGTGGCTGATGCTAACGGTCGGGCGGTGGCCTATACCCGGCTGCCTACTGCCTCGCTGCCGGAGGGAAGCACCTACGTGAACGTCCATGCCAATACCCCGACGCCAGTCGGTGCGACTTTGGCCTGCGGTGATCTCCGGCTCTGGGCAACCGGGGCTCGTTACTGAGAGGTCTGTATGCGTTTGCTGTGGATAGGCTTGCCTGCCGCCCTGGTACTGGCCGGATGTTATCCCCGTACGGGAGGGGGAGGGAATGGGACCCTCGAGGCTTGCCCGTCCGTGATTCAGATCCAAGGGTTTACCTTCCACCCTGCCCGCTGTTTTGTGGCCTTGGGGGGTAGCCTGAGCTTTGAGAACCAGGATGCGGCACCCCACACCGCCACCGCCGACGGTGGGGCCTTCGATACCGGAATCCTGAACCAGGGCCAGACCTCTACTCCCATCACCTTTAACCAGGCTGGGATCTACAGCTATTTCTGCCGGGTACATCCGGGTATGCGAGGAGAGATAGAGGTTAGGTAGGGGGGTTAATGGTGAATCATCGGGGATGGTGGTGAAATCCAGTGGGCGTTTGGCCCCTGGGAAATGACCCCCAATAGGATAACCTCACCGGGGCTTTCGCCCTGGTGGGGAACTTATTACGGTAAGGTTAAGCGGGCGAGGAGGTGGGTTGGAGGGGAGGGTCTGGATTTTCCAGAGGCCGTGCGCTCGGGCTCAGGTTCCAGACTGAGGACCAACGTTCGGAAGCGACCATAGTCGGCCTCGAGGATGCGGGTCCGTCCCCCGGCCAAGGGATACAGCAGGCCGCCTTCCTCGCCCCAAAGCTGGTAGGCCAAGCTAGGGGGAGGAGGCTCCCGCAGCAGCACCAGGCAGCGGCCGTCCTCCCGCCATAGGAGGAGGCCTAGGTTTTCTCCCTCGACGCTCAGCAGGCGCCACTGGGCTTCTGGATCGCTAACCCAATACGCCACCTTTTCCAGGGTTGCTGCTTGGATTTGGGTCATCTGACCCAGGTGGGCTCCCAAGATGAAGACTCCAGCCATAATAGCGGCAAAGAGAAGAGCCCGGATTGCCCACCGTTTTCGCCGATCCCAGCGGAGACGGGCCTTGATCTTGCTCAGGCCTTCTGGGGGCGGTGGAACTGGGGTCAAGCTTTCGGCCAAGGCGTAGAAGGCTTGTTCCAGGGAGCCTAGCTCACCCTGGCATCGGGGACACGTTCGCAGGTGGGTTTCCACTCGCGCTTGTTCCTCCGCCTCGAGGCCCCCTGTGACGTAGTCGGTTAGTAGCTCTTCCACGTGTTCCATCTATGCCTTCCCTAGCTTCTCTTTTAGCTTAAGGAGTGCTCGGCGGATGCGGGCCTTGACCGTTCCTAGGGGTAGCCCGTGGCGCTCGGCTAGTTCCCGGTGAGTTAGTCCAAGGTAGAAGGCCTCCTCCAGGAGGAGGCGCTCTGGGGGAGATAGGCCCTCCAGGGCTTGTGTTATGCGCACCTTGTCCTCCCGGCCTTGAGGCTGGATTCCCCAGGTGGCTTCCCGATCGCCCCCGGGATCGTGGGGATCCAAGGTGGGGTCTTTAAGGGGTTGTCTCCCCTCTCCACGCAAGCGGGTAAGGGCGAGATTGCGGGCTATGGCAAAGACAAAGGTAGTGGGTTTCCCCCTTGTGGGATCGTAGCGCCACGCCTGTTGATATACCCTCAAGAAGGTATCTTGCAAGACCTCCTTAGCTATCTCCGGGTTGTTCAGGATTCGCCGTATCAAGGCAAGCACCCGGGGAGCGAGGGCGTGATACAGAGCCTCCAAGGCCTCTTCTTCCCCGCGGGCCATCCGTAGGAGCTGGCATTGGAAAAAGACCTCCTCCTTCTCGTTCACTTCCCCTCTTATCGCTACTGGACGGGGCCTCCTGCAGCTTTATCCGCTCTTGCATCTACCCCTGGGGGAAAACCATGGAGATGTGGGATGGAAATAACCTGGAGTAAGATTATGGAATAGGCTTGGCTTTTGAGGCAAGCCATTGGGAGGGCCTGGATTTGTTTGAGCGAAATCACAGCCCTGATGGCATCAGGATAGGCGCCTACGTTCTGGCCGTCAAGTTCCTTAGCCCCCAAAGAGATCCAGCACGATAAACAGGAACATCCCCAGGCTCACCCCCACGTTGGCTTGGAAGAAAGCCAGGTCCACCCGGCTCAGGTCCCCGGGGGTCACCAGGCTGTGTTCGTAAGCTAGGAGAAGCCCCACCAAGGAAAGGCCCAGGTAGTAGAAGGGCCCCGCTCCATAACTAAGGCCAGCCAGGAGGAAGGAAAGCCATGCGAATAGATGGGAGGCGCGGGCGATGCCCAGGGCCAGGGGAATGCCAAAGCGGGCGGGGATGCTCTTCACCCCATGGGAGCGATCAAAGCTAAAGTCCTGGGTGGCGTAAAGGATGTCAAACCCCGCGATCCAAAGCCCCACCCCGGCCCAAAGCCAGTAGGCGGTGGGGTGGAAGCTCCCGGTGACGGCGATCCAACCCCCTGCCGCGGCCGCCCCGATGGTGAGCCCCAATACATAGTGGCAAAGCCAGGTGAAGCGCTTGGTGTAGCTGTAAACGGTTAGGAAAAAGACCGCCACCGGAAGGAGCCTTGCGGTAAGGGGGTTTAGGGAAAGCCCCGCATAAACCAGAAGGGTAAGGCCCAGGCCGGCAAGGAGGAGGGTTTCCCAGGGCTTGACCAGACCTTTGGGCAGGTGGCGGTTCTGGGTGCGGGGGTTTAGGGCATCCAGCCGCCAGTCAATGAGGCGGTTCAGGGCCATGGCCATGGTCCTGGCCCCCACCATGGCCAGGGTGACCAGGAGGAAGGTGCGAAATCCGGGCCAGCCCCCGGCTGCCAGGAGCATCCCTCCGTAGGCAAAGGGAAGGGCGAAAAGGGTGTGCTCGAAGCGGATTAGGTCCAGGTAGAGCCGTAGCCTGGTCATCCCCGGCGCACCTCGAGGATCCTGTTTCCCTCGTCCAGCAAAACCACGGTGGGCTTAAGGTTTCGGGCCTCTTCCTCCTCAAAGATCCCGTAGGCCACCAGGATCACCAAGTCCCCCGGGCGCACCAGGTGGGCGGCGGCCCCGTTCACCTGCACCACCCCCGAACCCCTCTCCCCGGGAAGGGCGTAGGTGGTGAGCCGGGCTCCATTGGTGATGTCGTAGATATCCACTTGCTCGTAGGGCAGGATGCCGGCGGCATCCAAGAGGTCCTGGTCCACGGTTACCGAACCCACGTAGTGAAGGTCGGCATGGCTCACCGTGGCCCTATGGATCTTGGCGTGGAACATCACCCTTCTCACAAAAGCCAAGTCTACCCCTCTACGGCCTCTTGGGGAAGCGACCCCTCCACGAAGAGGGTCTTGGCGTGGGTGTAGAGAACCTGGCCTGGGGCGGCCTTGCGCGGTCGCCAGACGTGTTTTTTGCGGGTGTAGTCCACGGGAACTTGGTTTTCTCCGCGGGCCTTGGAGTGGTAGGCGGCCAGCCTGGCGGCGAAGAGGAGGTCTTCCAGGGGCGGGCTCTTCCCTTCCGCCTTGAGGATCACGTGGCTTCCCGGCACCCCTTGGGCATGGAACCAGAGGTCCTCGGAGTGGGCGGTGCGGGTGAGAAGGTCGTTTTCCTTGGCGTTCCTGCCCACCAGGACTAGGAATCCGGAAGGGGAAGTATAGCGGAGGCCCAGCCTGGGCCCCTTTTGCCCCTTGGGGTGCCGGGAGAGGGCGAGGAGTTCCGCGAGTTCAGCCTTTTCCACCCGCCGGACCTCCTCCTGTAGGGCCTGGAGCTGGGCCTCCAGCTTAGGGATCAGGGCGAGGGCCCGCTCCGCCAGCCCCTCGAGGCGCCGCGCCCTTTCGTAGAGCCTCTGGGCGTTCTCCTGGGGGGAGAGGGCGGGGTCTAGGGGGATTTCCACCGGCCTTCCCTCAAAATCCTCTAAAACCACCTTTTCTGCCCCTTTGGGCACCTCCCTAAGCCGGGCCAGGAGGAGGTCGGCCTGCCGGCGCAGGCCTTCCGCTTCCTCCAGCCTTTCCAAAGCCCTTTCCTGGTCAAGAAGCCGGGCGCGGAGGGTTCGCTCTTCCCTTCTAAGGGCCTCGAGGAGGGGCTTTCTCAAGGCCTCTTTCTCTTCTTCCCGCCACCTTACCTGAAGCTCCTGGGAAAGGGCAGTGCCCAGGTGGGGGTGTTCCAGCACATCCTTGAGGGCCTGGTATACCTGGGCCAGGGCTTCCTCATCCAAGGGGGTTTCCGGGGTGAGGCCCGCTCTTTTGGCCAGCTCCCGCATGAGTTCCAGGCCTATCCCGTCCACATGGCGCACCACCTCCTTCAAGGATTTCCCAAGGAGGATGTGGAGGTCTTCTAGGGTAAGGGTGCGGGGGTCCAGCTTCTCGTAGGGGGGTGGGGGCATGTAGGGAAGGCCCGGGCGGAGTTCCCGGTAGCGGTTCACCTCCTTGGTGATGGGCCGGTCAACCCCGAGGATCAGGCCTTCTTCGTCCAGGAGGAGGAGGTTAGCGTTCCGTCCCGTGGCCTCCAGGACCAGGGTGGAGGGGGGCGTGTCCACAAACCCCTTTTCCCCGGCAAAGCGGAAAAACACCACCCGGTCCAGCTTGAGTTGCTCAGCTTCCAGCAAGGGTCCCTTTACCCGGGCCTGCAGCTGCCGTTGGAAGGGGGTTTTGGGCTCGCCCAAAAGGGTGCCTTCCTCCTGGGCTAGGCTAGGGGAGGGAGGGCGGTAGCGGAGAACCAGGTTGAAGATCCGGCCCGTCCTGCCCTTGAGGAGGAGGGCCAGGCTTCCCTCGTCGGGGAAGGCCAGGCCCAGGTTAAGGGCCGGGAGCTCCCCCGTTAGCTCCCGCAAAAAGGCGTGGATCAGGAGGCCTTCCATTTCCTAAAGACCGCCAAAAAGGCCGTGTGCCCCACCTGCTGGAAGCGGGGATGGGCCACGGGTAGCCTTATCTCCCACTCCCGCCAGGAAACCTCCAAAACCCGTTCCAGCCTGAGGGGAAGGCCCTCGGCCCTTTGCACCAGTTCCAGCACCTGGGTGATGTTGGGGAGGTAGGCCACCAGGAAGCGGTCCAGCATGAGGGCCTCCGTGGCCTTGGCCAGCACCTTCCAGGGTTCCATGAGGTCCAGGGCCACCCCGTGGAAGCTCTCCCTTTCCAGGGTGGCCTCCTCTAGGCTTCCCAGGTGGAAGCGCACGTTCTCCACCTGCCAGAAGGCCTTCACATTGGCCTCTGCCTGGGCCAGGTGCTGGGGGCGCTTCTCGTACGTTTCCACCAGCCCCATAGGCCCCACCGCCCGGGCCAGGAAGAGGGTGAGCCCCCCGGAGCCCGTGCCCGCCTCGAGGACCCGCATCCCCGGGGCCAGGTCCAAAAGGGTTACCATGGCGCTGGCATCCTTGGGGTAGGTGGGGGTGGCGCTTCGCCGCATGTGCAGGAGGTACTCCTCCAAGGTGGGCCGGTGGACGGAGAGGGCCTCTCCCAGGTGGGTGTAGACCCTTCCCCCTGGGCCCACTTGGGCGATGGCCTCATGGGGCACGGTGCCCCGGTGGTGGTGGAAAACCCCACCCTCCTTGAGGCGGATCAGGAAGGCTCGGCCTTTGCCATCCTTGAGAAGGAAGAGCTCCCCTTCCATCCCGCCCACTTTAGCGGGCCAGGGCCAGATAGTCCAGGACCTGCTCCAGGTCAAAGGGGTTGGGGACCCGGTAGGGTCCAGCGAAGGCGGTGGGGGTTCCCCTAAGGCCCAGGCGGAGGGCCAAGGCCCGCTCGGCCTCCACCCGCTGGGCCACCTGGGGGTGCTTGAGGCAGCTGGCAAAGGCCTTCAGGTCCAGGGAGAGGGAGCGGGCCAGGCCCAGGTAATCCCCAAGCCTCCCCCCCATCAGGAGGTCGTGGTAGGGCCAAAAGCTTCCTTGCGCCCCGGCGCACTCCGCGGCCATGGCGGCGGGGAGGGCTTCGGGATGGATCTCCTTGAGGGGGAAGTGACGGTAGCTGATCCGGAGTTCCCCCTTGAGGGCCCGGGGTTTCAGCTGGGGAAGCACCTCACGGGCCAGACGCTGGCAGAAGGGGCATTGGAAGTCCGAGAAGATGCGCAGCACGGGGCCCTTTTCCCCTAGCACCCAGCGGTCCTCGCCCAGGGCCGCTTCCCGAGTTTCCCTGGGGCCTATCCGGGCCCGCATGGGCTCCGTGAGGACGAGGTCCACAAGAAAGGCCTCTCCCAAGTTCAGGCTGACCCGTTGCCCCTTAAGGTTCCCCGCGTTTTTCCCTACCCACTCCTTAAGAGGGGCCCCGAAGGCCATGCCCGTGGTCCTGTCCACCAACTGGGCCAGAAAGGAGGCGTCCAGGGGGCCGGTATAGCTCACCGCCAGGAGGCGGCCGTTTTTCTCCTCCACCCGGACCTCGCTTCCCGGAGGGGGTGCGATACCCTGGAGAAACCCTTCCACCGGCTTGCCGATCTGGGCCAGGGCCGCGCCCAAGAGGATGAGGAAGGCCAGGCTCCTCATACCTTGAAGAAGCCTTCCACCGGCAACACGAAGACCACGGCCCCCCCCACCTGCACCTCCACGGGTTGGGCCAAAAAGGGGTCGGGAGCTTCCGACAAAGGGAAGCCCCGGGTGACCAGGCGGGTGCGGGTGCGGCACTTTTCCCGGATCAAATCCAAGACTTCGGGAACCCTATCGTCCTCGAGGCCGATGAGCAAGGTGGTGTTCCCTTCCCGCAAAAAGCCGCCGGTGGAGGCCAGTTTGGTGGACTGCAGCCCCCGCTCCAAAAGGGCCTTGGTGAGGCCAGGGGCGTCCGTATCCTGCACGATGGCCACGATGAGCTTCATTGCCCTTCATTGTACACGGGAGGGCCTACCTGGCCTTAGGCTTTCTCCAGGATGCCGTGCCACTCCTGAAGGCTTTTGACCGTGGTGCCCTTCTCCCGGACCCTCAGGATGGCCTTTAGGCTCCACCAGGCTCCCTCCAGGGTGGTGATGAAGGGAAGGCCCTTCTCCACCGCCCGCCTCAGCTCGGGATGAGGGATAGGGCCGATAAGCAGATCGTAATCTTCGTGGGAAAGGGTGAAGCCGGCATCCAAGTAGGCCCGGCGCACTTCCTCTAGCCGGGCCCGCTCCTTTTCGGGAAGCCCTTCCTCCAAGAAGCGGACCCGTCCCGAGAGGGGGAGCCTTTGGCCTGCCCCCAGCTGGGCCTTGTAGTAGGCCAGGTAGGGGTCCTGGTCCAGGCCCATGCTCTCCCCGGTGGAGCGCATCTCGGGCCCCAGGACCGGGATGACCCCCGGGAACTTGAGCCAGGGGATGACCACCTCCTTCACGGCATAGTAGGGGGGCACGGGTTCCAGGTTCCGCACCCCTAGCTCCTTGAGGGTTTTGCCCACAGCGATGAGGGCGGCCAGTTTGGCCAGGGGAACCCCGATGGCCTTGGAAACGAAGGGCACGGTGCGGCTTGCCCGGGGGTTGGCCTCGAGGATGTACACCTCTTCCCCAAGGACCGCATACTGCACGTTCAATAGCCCCTTAACCCCCAGGGCCAAGGCCAGCTTCCGGGTGTAGGCCTTCACCTTTTCCAAGGCGGCAGGGGAGAGGTGCACGGGGGGTAGCACCGTGGCCGAGTCCCCTGAGTGCACCCCGGCCCGCTCCACGTGCTCCATCACCCCGGCGATCATCACCTCTTCCCCGTCGCAAAGGGCGTCCACGTCCAGCTCTAAGGCGCCTTCCAGGTACCGGTCCAGGAGGATGGAGGGCTTGTCCTGAAGGGGTTCGTAGACCTCCTCCAGGTAGCGCTCCAGTTCTTCCCGGCCGTGGAGCACCCGCATGGCCCGGCCTCCCAGCACGTAGCTGGGCCGGGCCAGGAGGGGAAAGCCCACCTCCTGGGCCAAGCGAAGGGCTTCCTCGGGGGTGGCTGCCACCCGGCCCTCGGGCTGGGGGATGCCAAGCTCTTGGCAAAGGCGGTTAAACTCCTGGCGGTCCTCCGCCTTATGGATGGCGGCGAACGGGGTGCCGAGAAGCCGTACCCCAGCCTCCTCCAGGCCCTTGGCCAGCTTCAGGGGGGTTTGGCCGCCCAAGGTGGCGATGACCCCCAGGGGCTTCTCGTGCTCCACCAGGTTGAGGACATCCTCCAGGGTAAGGGGCTCAAAGTAGAGGCGGTCCGCGGTGTCGTAGTCGGTGGAGACCGTCTCCGGGTTGGAGTTCACCATGATGGTTTCGTAGCCCGCCTCCCGCAGGGCCCAGACCGCATGCACCGTGGCGTAGTCAAACTCCACCCCTTGGCCGATGCGGATGGGCCCCGAGCCCAGGATCACCACCTTGGGTTTTGGCGTGGGCCAGACCTCGTCCTCCAGCTCGTAGGTGGAGTAGTGGTAGGGGGTGTAGGCCTCAAACTCCGCAGCGCAGGTGTCCACGGTCTTGTAGACGGGGACCACCCCCAAGGCCTTGCGCTCGGTGCGCACCTCCCCTTCTCCTCTGCCCAAAATCTCCCCCATGCGGGCATCGGTGAGGCCCAGACCCTTGTAGAAGCGCCAGTCCTCCCGGTCCTTAGGTGGGTTATGCCTTAGCCAAGCCTCGGCCTCCACGATCTCCTGGATTTGATGCAGGAACCACCGGTCAATCCGGGTGGCCTGGTGGAGGTCCTCGAGGGGCATCCCCCGCCGCAAGAGCTCTATGACCGCATAGATGCGGTCGGGGTTTGGGTAGAGCTTTTTCTCCAAATCTTCCGTGCGCACCTGGGCCAGGGCCTTCACGTCCCGCTCCAGGCCCCTCAGGGCCTTCATGAGGGCCTCCTTGAAGGTGCGGCCGATGGCCATCACCTCCCCCACGGATTTCATCTGGGTGCCCAGCTGGTCCGTGAGGCCTCCCAGGGTGTTGGGGAGGTCCTTGAACTTCTCAAAGGCAAAGCGGGGGATCTTGACCACCACGTAGTCAATGGTGGGTTCAAAGGAGGCTGGGGTCTTGCGGGTGATGTCGTTGGGAAGCTCGTCCAGGCGGTACCCCACTGCCAAGAGAGCGGCGATCTTGGCGATGGGAAAGCCCGTGGCCTTGGAGGCCAGGGCGCTGGAGCGGGAGACCCGGGGGTTCATCTCAATGACCACCTGGCGGCCTGTCCTGGGGTCCACGGCGAACTGGATGTTGGAGCCCCCGGTGTCCACCCCGATCTCCCGGATCACCGCCTTGGCGGCATCCCGCATCCTTTGGTACTCCACATCGGAAAGGGTTTGGGCGGGGGCCACGGTGATGGAGTCCCCCGTGTGCACCCCCATGGGGTCCACGTTTTCAATGCTGGTGATGATGACCACGGTGTCCGCATGGTCCCGCATCACCTCCAGCTCAAACTCCTTCCAGCCCAGGACCGATTCCTCCACCAAGGCGGTGTGCACCGGGGAAAGGAGGAGGCCCCGGCCCAGGATTTCCTTTAGCTCCGCCTCGCTATGGGCGATGCCGCCCCCGGTGCCCCCGAGGGTGAAGGAGGGGCGGACCACCACGGGGTAGCCCACCTCCCGGGCAAAGTGCAGGCCCTCCTCCAGGCTACTCACCATCTGGCCCCGGGGCACCTCGAGGCCGATCTTGCGCATGGCCTTCTGGAACTCCTCACGGTCCTCTCCCTTCTTGATGGCCTCCGCCTTGGCCCCAATAAGCTCCACCCCGTAGCGGGCGAGGATGCCTTCCTCGTGGAGGGCCATGGACAGATTTAGGGCGGTCTGGCCCCCCAAGGTGGGCAGGAGGGCGTCGGGGCGTTCCTTGGCGATCACCTTTTCCAGGTACTCCAGGGTCAGGGGTTCCAGGTAGGTGCGCTCGGCCAGCTCGGGGTCGGTCATGATGGTGGCGGGGTTGGAGTTGACCAAGATGGCCTCATAGCCCGCACCCCTTAGGGCCTTCACCGCCTGGGTGCCCGAGTAGTCAAACTCCGCAGCCTGGCCGATGGTGATGGGCCCGGAACCGATGATGAGGATTTTCTTGAGGTCTCTTCTCGGCGGCATCGCGTACCCAATGGGCGAGGATAACATATTTGCCCCGGGTTGTCCAAGGAGGACCCCACTTCTTATGCAGAACATCCCGGGGATGTTGCATAACTTTGCGCATGGTCCTCGAGGCCCCGCCTTCCCCTGGTACAATCAGGGGTATGCGTAGGGTCAAACCCGAGGAGCTCCCGGCCCTTTTGAACCAGGGGGTGAAGGTGGTGGATGTCCGCCCCGCGGACAAGCGCCACACCCCCTTGCCCTTTGCGGCGGAGTGGGTTCCCTTGGAGAAGATCCAAGCAGGGGAACACCACCTGCCCCGGGTTCCCCTCCTCCTGGTGTGCGAGAAGGGGCTTATCAGCCAGGTGGCGGCCCTTTACCTGGAGGCGGAAGGGTATGAGGCCATGAGCCTGGAGGGGGGGCTTCAGGCCTTGACGGTGGGGGGTTAGGCCCTTAGAATGGCGGATGCTGAGCGTGGTGAGCGTAGCTCAGCTGGTCAGAGCACCGGACTGTGGATCCGGGGGTCGTGGGTTCAAGTCCCATCGCTCACCCCAATACCTCCACCCCGAAAGGGGTGGTATTTTGAAGGGGGGCCTCGTCCTCCCACGCGAGGATGGCGGAACCGGTAGACGCGCCGGACTTAGGATCCGGTGGGGTAACCCGTGCGGGTTCAAGTCCCGCTCCTCGCACC
The window above is part of the Thermus albus genome. Proteins encoded here:
- a CDS encoding plastocyanin/azurin family copper-binding protein yields the protein MIQIQGFTFHPARCFVALGGSLSFENQDAAPHTATADGGAFDTGILNQGQTSTPITFNQAGIYSYFCRVHPGMRGEIEVR
- the mqnP gene encoding menaquinone biosynthesis prenyltransferase MqnP produces the protein MTRLRLYLDLIRFEHTLFALPFAYGGMLLAAGGWPGFRTFLLVTLAMVGARTMAMALNRLIDWRLDALNPRTQNRHLPKGLVKPWETLLLAGLGLTLLVYAGLSLNPLTARLLPVAVFFLTVYSYTKRFTWLCHYVLGLTIGAAAAGGWIAVTGSFHPTAYWLWAGVGLWIAGFDILYATQDFSFDRSHGVKSIPARFGIPLALGIARASHLFAWLSFLLAGLSYGAGPFYYLGLSLVGLLLAYEHSLVTPGDLSRVDLAFFQANVGVSLGMFLFIVLDLFGG
- a CDS encoding rhodanese-like domain-containing protein gives rise to the protein MRRVKPEELPALLNQGVKVVDVRPADKRHTPLPFAAEWVPLEKIQAGEHHLPRVPLLLVCEKGLISQVAALYLEAEGYEAMSLEGGLQALTVGG
- the panD gene encoding aspartate 1-decarboxylase, encoding MFHAKIHRATVSHADLHYVGSVTVDQDLLDAAGILPYEQVDIYDITNGARLTTYALPGERGSGVVQVNGAAAHLVRPGDLVILVAYGIFEEEEARNLKPTVVLLDEGNRILEVRRG
- the carB gene encoding carbamoyl-phosphate synthase large subunit, giving the protein MPPRRDLKKILIIGSGPITIGQAAEFDYSGTQAVKALRGAGYEAILVNSNPATIMTDPELAERTYLEPLTLEYLEKVIAKERPDALLPTLGGQTALNLSMALHEEGILARYGVELIGAKAEAIKKGEDREEFQKAMRKIGLEVPRGQMVSSLEEGLHFAREVGYPVVVRPSFTLGGTGGGIAHSEAELKEILGRGLLLSPVHTALVEESVLGWKEFELEVMRDHADTVVIITSIENVDPMGVHTGDSITVAPAQTLSDVEYQRMRDAAKAVIREIGVDTGGSNIQFAVDPRTGRQVVIEMNPRVSRSSALASKATGFPIAKIAALLAVGYRLDELPNDITRKTPASFEPTIDYVVVKIPRFAFEKFKDLPNTLGGLTDQLGTQMKSVGEVMAIGRTFKEALMKALRGLERDVKALAQVRTEDLEKKLYPNPDRIYAVIELLRRGMPLEDLHQATRIDRWFLHQIQEIVEAEAWLRHNPPKDREDWRFYKGLGLTDARMGEILGRGEGEVRTERKALGVVPVYKTVDTCAAEFEAYTPYHYSTYELEDEVWPTPKPKVVILGSGPIRIGQGVEFDYATVHAVWALREAGYETIMVNSNPETVSTDYDTADRLYFEPLTLEDVLNLVEHEKPLGVIATLGGQTPLKLAKGLEEAGVRLLGTPFAAIHKAEDRQEFNRLCQELGIPQPEGRVAATPEEALRLAQEVGFPLLARPSYVLGGRAMRVLHGREELERYLEEVYEPLQDKPSILLDRYLEGALELDVDALCDGEEVMIAGVMEHVERAGVHSGDSATVLPPVHLSPAALEKVKAYTRKLALALGVKGLLNVQYAVLGEEVYILEANPRASRTVPFVSKAIGVPLAKLAALIAVGKTLKELGVRNLEPVPPYYAVKEVVIPWLKFPGVIPVLGPEMRSTGESMGLDQDPYLAYYKAQLGAGQRLPLSGRVRFLEEGLPEKERARLEEVRRAYLDAGFTLSHEDYDLLIGPIPHPELRRAVEKGLPFITTLEGAWWSLKAILRVREKGTTVKSLQEWHGILEKA
- a CDS encoding RNA polymerase sigma factor, which codes for MNEKEEVFFQCQLLRMARGEEEALEALYHALAPRVLALIRRILNNPEIAKEVLQDTFLRVYQQAWRYDPTRGKPTTFVFAIARNLALTRLRGEGRQPLKDPTLDPHDPGGDREATWGIQPQGREDKVRITQALEGLSPPERLLLEEAFYLGLTHRELAERHGLPLGTVKARIRRALLKLKEKLGKA
- a CDS encoding zf-HC2 domain-containing protein → MEHVEELLTDYVTGGLEAEEQARVETHLRTCPRCQGELGSLEQAFYALAESLTPVPPPPEGLSKIKARLRWDRRKRWAIRALLFAAIMAGVFILGAHLGQMTQIQAATLEKVAYWVSDPEAQWRLLSVEGENLGLLLWREDGRCLVLLREPPPPSLAYQLWGEEGGLLYPLAGGRTRILEADYGRFRTLVLSLEPEPERTASGKSRPSPPTHLLARLTLP
- a CDS encoding Rqc2 family fibronectin-binding protein, coding for MEGLLIHAFLRELTGELPALNLGLAFPDEGSLALLLKGRTGRIFNLVLRYRPPSPSLAQEEGTLLGEPKTPFQRQLQARVKGPLLEAEQLKLDRVVFFRFAGEKGFVDTPPSTLVLEATGRNANLLLLDEEGLILGVDRPITKEVNRYRELRPGLPYMPPPPYEKLDPRTLTLEDLHILLGKSLKEVVRHVDGIGLELMRELAKRAGLTPETPLDEEALAQVYQALKDVLEHPHLGTALSQELQVRWREEEKEALRKPLLEALRREERTLRARLLDQERALERLEEAEGLRRQADLLLARLREVPKGAEKVVLEDFEGRPVEIPLDPALSPQENAQRLYERARRLEGLAERALALIPKLEAQLQALQEEVRRVEKAELAELLALSRHPKGQKGPRLGLRYTSPSGFLVLVGRNAKENDLLTRTAHSEDLWFHAQGVPGSHVILKAEGKSPPLEDLLFAARLAAYHSKARGENQVPVDYTRKKHVWRPRKAAPGQVLYTHAKTLFVEGSLPQEAVEG
- a CDS encoding tRNA (adenine-N1)-methyltransferase, with the translated sequence MEGELFLLKDGKGRAFLIRLKEGGVFHHHRGTVPHEAIAQVGPGGRVYTHLGEALSVHRPTLEEYLLHMRRSATPTYPKDASAMVTLLDLAPGMRVLEAGTGSGGLTLFLARAVGPMGLVETYEKRPQHLAQAEANVKAFWQVENVRFHLGSLEEATLERESFHGVALDLMEPWKVLAKATEALMLDRFLVAYLPNITQVLELVQRAEGLPLRLERVLEVSWREWEIRLPVAHPRFQQVGHTAFLAVFRKWKAS
- a CDS encoding DsbA family protein, with the protein product MRSLAFLILLGAALAQIGKPVEGFLQGIAPPPGSEVRVEEKNGRLLAVSYTGPLDASFLAQLVDRTTGMAFGAPLKEWVGKNAGNLKGQRVSLNLGEAFLVDLVLTEPMRARIGPRETREAALGEDRWVLGEKGPVLRIFSDFQCPFCQRLAREVLPQLKPRALKGELRISYRHFPLKEIHPEALPAAMAAECAGAQGSFWPYHDLLMGGRLGDYLGLARSLSLDLKAFASCLKHPQVAQRVEAERALALRLGLRGTPTAFAGPYRVPNPFDLEQVLDYLALAR
- a CDS encoding cyclic-di-AMP receptor, encoding MKLIVAIVQDTDAPGLTKALLERGLQSTKLASTGGFLREGNTTLLIGLEDDRVPEVLDLIREKCRTRTRLVTRGFPLSEAPDPFLAQPVEVQVGGAVVFVLPVEGFFKV